A window of the Lactuca sativa cultivar Salinas chromosome 5, Lsat_Salinas_v11, whole genome shotgun sequence genome harbors these coding sequences:
- the LOC111905178 gene encoding thioredoxin-like protein CXXS1 isoform X1, with protein MLKKGVKSRVVQVDSQEKWNHITSKPMYQDSPIIVNFTAMWCKPATAMEPLFQEQALIHKDAIFLSVDVDEVKGLREKMKIKAMPTFLMMTSNKNKEWEVMDKVVGANPKEIKKRIAAFIQFGCIQVQNNVEVLEF; from the exons ATGCTTAAGAAAGGTGTCAAATCTAGAGTCGTGCAAGTAGACTCTCAAGAAAAATGGAACCACATCACATCTAAGCCTATGTATCAAGATTCTCCT ATAATAGTGAATTTTACTGCAATGTGGTGCAAACCTGCAACAGCAATGGAGCCATTGTTTCAAGAACAAGCTTTGATACATAAAGATGCCATTTTCTTATCTGTTGATGTGGATGAGGTGAAG GGATTGAGGgagaaaatgaaaataaaagcAATGCCTACTTTTTTAATGATGACATCTAACAAAAATAAAGAATGGGAAGTGATGGATAAAGTTGTTGGTGCTAATCCAAAAGAGATCAAGAAGAGAATAGCTGCTTTTATTCAATTTGGTTGCATACAAGTCCAAAATAACGTTGAAGTTTTAGAGTTTTAG
- the LOC111905178 gene encoding thioredoxin-like protein CXXS1 isoform X2 gives MLKKGVKSRVVQVDSQEKWNHITSKPMYQDSPIIVNFTAMWCKPATAMEPLFQEQALIHKDAIFLSVDVDEGLREKMKIKAMPTFLMMTSNKNKEWEVMDKVVGANPKEIKKRIAAFIQFGCIQVQNNVEVLEF, from the exons ATGCTTAAGAAAGGTGTCAAATCTAGAGTCGTGCAAGTAGACTCTCAAGAAAAATGGAACCACATCACATCTAAGCCTATGTATCAAGATTCTCCT ATAATAGTGAATTTTACTGCAATGTGGTGCAAACCTGCAACAGCAATGGAGCCATTGTTTCAAGAACAAGCTTTGATACATAAAGATGCCATTTTCTTATCTGTTGATGTGGATGAG GGATTGAGGgagaaaatgaaaataaaagcAATGCCTACTTTTTTAATGATGACATCTAACAAAAATAAAGAATGGGAAGTGATGGATAAAGTTGTTGGTGCTAATCCAAAAGAGATCAAGAAGAGAATAGCTGCTTTTATTCAATTTGGTTGCATACAAGTCCAAAATAACGTTGAAGTTTTAGAGTTTTAG
- the LOC111905179 gene encoding photosynthetic NDH subunit of lumenal location 3, chloroplastic produces the protein MAPMANLNQIFSTFPAIPKLSGEGKSRPDVGAARLTGINAEETQNHPLKPTRRLALGLGSMGLFANSNIAVVLAEDNGFWLTGPIPIPRALNMIDNLETGTRSFLKTGVYIADIGTKGRQFRLKKYAFDLLALGDLIGKDAWNYVRKYLRLKSTFMYFDFDKVISAATSDEKPPLLDLANRLFDTVEKLEDAVKKQDLPQTELLYKDTTVILQEVMTKMA, from the exons ATGGCTCCGATGGCAAACCTTAACCAAATTTTCAGCACTTTTCCGGCAATCCCAAAACTTTCCGGCGAAGGAAAGTCCCGGCCAGATGTAGGTGCAGCCCGTTTGACAGGAATCAATGCGGAGGAAACTCAAAACCACCCATTAAAACCAACAAGAAGACTGGCATTAGGACTCGGCTCTATGGGACTCTTTGCAAATTCCAACATTGCCGTTGTTCTTGCAGAAGATAACGGTTTTTGGCTCACCGGACCTATTCCGATACCCCGGGCCTTAAATA TGATCGATAACTTGGAGACGGGCACACGGTCTTTCTTAAAGACGGGAGTGTACATAGCCGATATTGGGACTAAAGGAAGACAATTTCGGCTAAAGAAGTACGCATTTGATCTTCTAGCATTGGGGGATTTGATAGGTAAAGATGCATGGAATTATGTTCGAAAGTATTTGCGTCTCAAGTCAACGTTCATGTACTTTGACTTTGATAAAGTGATCTCTGCTGCTACATCCGACGAAAAGCCACCACTCCTCGATCTTGCAAATAGATTGTTTGATACGGTTGAAAAG CTAGAAGATGCAGTAAAGAAACAAGACCTTCCTCAAACTGAATTATTGTACAAAGACACAAcagttattcttcaagaagtTATGACGAAAATGGCATAA
- the LOC111905180 gene encoding formin-like protein 3, with translation MGAKVVILFMTIIILLYPLAEAIESDRHRQQLPPDNQMYLEETMDEDTAELLWVNCGAELMYTMEAFEDLEYCGCDKSITGKERIIKAINVQDPHVKKTILDCLKEKRIVLSKLRKDKLSTRTSLYIEYLVSFLSNPNIIIDHVHGRRKLGETVSQGTVVVAVIVTAIFTMCLAGLLFYCYIRKHGGIQNNDEKPLLSLSMGGFRRKSTDNQSNGQKNDSPMDARVSVDPDASGITNVNDGSSLDPSMQQPRVKESLRHTLKPRAVRAESSLRPTGKTEFALRPSAGNTGSPVGVGGIESSPQLESSEQQPPPTGSSLAPPALTADPPPPPAHVVPLVQLTEPKPSSDEPPPPQTQGAAPLPRTQGASPLPSQTQGAPPSPSQTQGAPPPPPPTGEAGGAPPPPPPVAEGSGAPPPPPPTGGSGSGAPPPPPKLGGNAGAPPPPPLRGSVARPLSAALRLRRTEQVDASKAKLKPFFWDKVMAKPDQQMVWDKIRSGSFQFNEEMIESLFGYQAAEKNKDQDTKNAATKNKDPPVHFVQIIDPKKAQNLSILLKALNVTTEEVSAALIEGNELPLEIVQTLLKMAPTSEEELKLRLYDGDLHRLGPAERFLKVLVEIPYAFRRLESLLFMCTLQDEESNIKESLETLEAACVQLKKSRLFLKLLEAVLKTGNRMNVGTFRGSATAFKLDTLLKLSDVKGVDGKTTLLHFVVQEIMRSEGIRAVRSAKEGKSISSIKTEDLLLEPPPEEADEHYCKLGLEVVSCLSSELEDVKRAAIIDADGLTSSVSKLGNALLKARESLNTDMKILEEQLEEEADEFWLILSTFVENADKQITWMLEEEKRIMALVKSTADYFHGKSGKDEGLRLFTVVRDFLIILEKVVKEIQAAPIKPLKKKADMSSGTQKKEDMSSDPERKDDQNQATNGAPTLTRIPNCQIPSPPD, from the exons ATGGGCGCCAAAGTGGTGATTTTATTCATGACAATTATCATTCTACTTTACCCTTTGGCAGAGGCAATAGAATCAGACAGACATCGCCAACAACTGCCTCCTGACAACCAAATGTATTTGGAGGAGACCATGGATGAGGACACG GCAGAACTATTATGGGTGAACTGTGGAGCAGAGTTGATGTACACAATGGAGgcttttgaagatcttgaatattGTGGTTGTGATAAAAGCATTACAGGAAAAGAAAGAATAATAAAAGCTATAAATGTCCAGGACCCACATGTGAAGAAAACTATATTGGATTGCTTGAAGGAGAAACGTATTGTTTTATCCAAACTCAGAAAAGATAAACTTTCTACAAGAACAAGTTTGTACATAGAGTATTTAGTTTCATTTTTAAGCAATCCTAATATTATTATTGATCATGTTCATGGAAGACGAAAGTTGGGTGAAACTGTTAGCCAGGGCACAGTTGTTGTTGCTGTAATTGTTACTGCAATCTTCACTATGTGTCTCGCTGGCCTTCTCTTTTATTGTTACATTAGAAAGCATGGTGGAATTCAAAATAATGATGAAAAGCCTCTTCTCAGTTTAAGTATGG GTGGTTTTCGAAGAAAGTCTACTGATAACCAATCAAATGGACAGAAAAATGATTCGCCGATGGATGCTAGAGTCTCTGTTGATCCAGATGCTTCTGGAATTACAAACGTTAATGATGGCTCATCTTTGGATCCTTCTATGCAAcaaccaagggtaaaagagtcttTACGCCATACTTTAAAGCCTCGAGCAGTTAGGGCAGAATCGTCTTTGCGGCCTACCGGAAAAACGGAATTTGCTCTACGGCCTTCCGCCGGAAACACAGGGTCTCCAGTTGGGGTTGGTGGAATAGAATCATCTCCACAGCTTGAATCGTCTGAACAGCAACCACCGCCTACCGGATCTTCTCTTGCTCCTCCTGCTCTTACCGCTGATCCTCCTCCACCTCCAGCTCATGTTGTCCCTCTTGTACAACTTACTGAACCTAAACCTTCTTCTGATGAGCCGCCACCTCCTCAAACTCAAGGAGCGGCGCCGCTTCCTCGAACTCAAGGAGCGTCTCCACTGCCTTCTCAAACTCAAGGAGCACCACCATCTCCTTCACAAACTCAAGgagcaccaccgccaccacctccaaCTGGGGAAGCAGGAGGAGcaccaccgccaccgccaccagTAGCTGAAGGATCAGGAGcaccaccgccaccgccacctactggaggatcaggatcaggagcacCTCCTCCACCGCCCAAACTTGGCGGGAATGCAGGtgcacctccacctcctcctctaCGTGGATCTGTGGCACGGCCATTAAGTGCAGCCTTGAGACTTCGACGAACTGAGCAAGTTGATGCTTCTAAAGCTAAGCTAAAGCCATTCTTCTGGGATAAGGTTATGGCCAAACCTGATCAACAAATGGTTTGGGATAAGATTAGATCAGGATCATTTCA GTTCAATGAAGAAATGATTGAAAGCTTATTTGGGTATCAAGCGGCTGAAAAAAACAAAGATCAAGACACAAAGAATGCTGCCACGAAAAACAAGGATCCCCCCGTGCATTTCGTTCAAATTATTGATCCAAAAAAGGCACAAAATTTGTCTATTCTCCTAAAAGCACTTAATGTGACAACAGAAGAAGTTTCTGCTGCGCTTATAGAAG GAAATGAGCTACCACTAGAAATCGTTCAAACTTTGCTAAAAATGGCGCCCACTAGTGAAGAAGAATTGAAGCTGAGGTTATACGATGGGGATCTTCATCGACTTGGACCTGCAGaacgatttctaaaggttttGGTTGAAATACCTTATGCATTTAGAAGACTAGAATCCTTGTTATTCATGTGCACACTTCAAGATGAGGAATCGAACATCAAAGAATCCTTGGAAACCTTAGAG GCTGCTTGTGTCCAACTTAAAAAAAGTCGGTTGTTCCTCAAATTGTTGGAAGCCGTACTGAAAACTGGGAACCGGATGAACGTGGGAACATTTCGTGGCAGTGCAACCGCTTTCAAATTGGACACACTTTTGAAACTATCGGATGTTAAAGGAGTCGATGGAAAAACAACTCTTTTGCACTTTGTAGTTCAGGAGATTATGCGGTCAGAAGGTATACGGGCAGTCCGGTCAGCCAAAGAAGGGAAAAGCATCTCCAGTATCAAAACCGAAGATCTTCTTCTAGAACCTCCTCCTGAAGAAGCCGATGAACATTACTGTAAATTAGGGCTTGAAGTTGTTTCATGTTTGAGTAGTGAACTTGAGGATGTGAAAAGAGCAGCAATTATTGATGCGGATGGGTTGACGAGTTCGGTTTCGAAACTCGGGAATGCGCTTTTGAAAGCGCGTGAATCGCTGAATACGGATATGAAGATTTTGGAAGAACAATTGGAAGAGGAAGCGGATGAGTTTTGGTTGATTTTGTCAACTTTTGTTGAGAATGCTGACAAGCAGATTACGTGGATGCTTGAGGAAGAAAAGAGAATAATGGCGCTTGTGAAAAGTACAGCGGATTACTTTCATGGGAAATCTGGGAAGGATGAAGGGTTGAGATTATTCACGGTTGTTCGAgattttttgattattttggaaAAAGTAGTTAAAGAGATTCAAGCAGCACCTATCAAGCCACTAAAGAAGAAAGCTGACATGTCATCAGGTACACAAAAGAAAGAGGACATGTCATCGGATCCTGAAAGAAAAGATGATCAGAATCAGGCGACGAATGGAGCTCCTACGTTGACCCGGATACCGAATTGTCAAATTCCTTCTCCTCCTGATTAA